A genomic region of Arachis hypogaea cultivar Tifrunner chromosome 5, arahy.Tifrunner.gnm2.J5K5, whole genome shotgun sequence contains the following coding sequences:
- the LOC112800412 gene encoding peroxidase 20-like isoform X3: protein MEHMKLLLILITVLLNTPSLTRSVDDVLVHEYYQDKCPLAEEIVRHNVEVAVLKDPRLAASLLRLHFHDCFVMGCDASVLLDSIEGMASEKEAGPNKDSLRGFEIIDKIKFLLEEECPLTVSCADILALAARDAVQLRGGPRWDVLLGRKDSLESSFSGANLLIPAPNSSLEALINNFAQQELDIGDLVALSGSHTIGRARCVSFRQRIYEPKQEYHYGYDHYKRYTSFRRILQSVCPITGRDNKFAPLDYETPNRFDNHYFINILQGNGLLGSDNVLISQDYDGRITEQVWAYASNEDLFFKSFAKSMIKMGNINVLTGNEGQIRQNCRSKQRDMGRVRASGLQGV from the exons ATGGAGCATATGAAACTCTTATTGATCTTAATAACTGTTCTGCTCAACACACCAAGTCTGACTCGGAGCGTCGATGATGTTCTTGTTCATGAGTACTACCAAGACAAGTGTCCCTTGGCTGAAGAGATAGTGAGACACAATGTTGAAGTAGCAGTGTTGAAAGATCCTCGTCTGGCAGCATCATTACTGCGACTACACTTTCATGATTGTTTTGTGATG GGGTGCGACGCATCGGTGCTTTTGGACAGCATTGAAGGGATGGCAAGCGAAAAAGAAGCAGGACCAAACAAGGATTCACTGCGTGGATTTGAGATCATAGACAAGATCAAGTTCTTGCTTGAAGAGGAATGCCCCCTAACAGTTTCTTGTGCTGATATTCTTGCACTTGCAGCTCGCGATGCAGTTCAACTG AGAGGGGGACCGAGATGGGACGTGTTGCTTGGAAGAAAAGACTCTCTAGAATCGAGTTTCAGCGGCGCAAACTTGTTGATCCCAGCTCCAAATTCCTCCTTGGAAGCTCTCATCAACAACTTTGCACAGCAGGAACTCGACATAGGAGACTTGGTAGCTCTATCAGGTAGCCACACCATTGGAAGAGCAAGATGTGTGAGCTTCAGGCAAAGAATCTATGAACCGAAGCAGGAATATCACTATGGCTATGATCACTATAAGCGTTACACAAGCTTCCGAAGGATCCTACAGTCCGTGTGCCCCATTACTGGAAGGGACAACAAATTTGCACCGTTGGATTATGAAACCCCAAACAGGTTTGACAATCATTACTTCATTAATATTCTACAAGGGAATGGCTTGTTAGGCTCTGATAACGTGTTGATTAGTCAAGATTACGATGGCAGAATAACGGAGCAGGTTTGGGCTTATGCCTCCAATGAAGACCTTTTCTTTAAGTCGTTTGCTAAATCCATGATCAAGATGGGGAATATTAATGTACTTACCGGAAATGAAGGACAAATTAGGCAAAATTGCAG atctaaacagAGAGATATGGGAAGGGTAAGGGCATCAGGTCTCCAAGGTGTATAG
- the LOC112800412 gene encoding peroxidase 20-like isoform X5 produces MEHMKLLLILITVLLNTPSLTRSVDDVLVHEYYQDKCPLAEEIVRHNVEVAVLKDPRLAASLLRLHFHDCFVMGCDASVLLDSIEGMASEKEAGPNKDSLRGFEIIDKIKFLLEEECPLTVSCADILALAARDAVQLRGGPRWDVLLGRKDSLESSFSGANLLIPAPNSSLEALINNFAQQELDIGDLVALSGSHTIGRARCVSFRQRIYEPKQEYHYGYDHYKRYTSFRRILQSVCPITGRDNKFAPLDYETPNRFDNHYFINILQGNGLLGSDNVLISQDYDGRITEQVWAYASNEDLFFKSFAKSMIKMGNINVLTGNEGQIRQNCRFVNV; encoded by the exons ATGGAGCATATGAAACTCTTATTGATCTTAATAACTGTTCTGCTCAACACACCAAGTCTGACTCGGAGCGTCGATGATGTTCTTGTTCATGAGTACTACCAAGACAAGTGTCCCTTGGCTGAAGAGATAGTGAGACACAATGTTGAAGTAGCAGTGTTGAAAGATCCTCGTCTGGCAGCATCATTACTGCGACTACACTTTCATGATTGTTTTGTGATG GGGTGCGACGCATCGGTGCTTTTGGACAGCATTGAAGGGATGGCAAGCGAAAAAGAAGCAGGACCAAACAAGGATTCACTGCGTGGATTTGAGATCATAGACAAGATCAAGTTCTTGCTTGAAGAGGAATGCCCCCTAACAGTTTCTTGTGCTGATATTCTTGCACTTGCAGCTCGCGATGCAGTTCAACTG AGAGGGGGACCGAGATGGGACGTGTTGCTTGGAAGAAAAGACTCTCTAGAATCGAGTTTCAGCGGCGCAAACTTGTTGATCCCAGCTCCAAATTCCTCCTTGGAAGCTCTCATCAACAACTTTGCACAGCAGGAACTCGACATAGGAGACTTGGTAGCTCTATCAGGTAGCCACACCATTGGAAGAGCAAGATGTGTGAGCTTCAGGCAAAGAATCTATGAACCGAAGCAGGAATATCACTATGGCTATGATCACTATAAGCGTTACACAAGCTTCCGAAGGATCCTACAGTCCGTGTGCCCCATTACTGGAAGGGACAACAAATTTGCACCGTTGGATTATGAAACCCCAAACAGGTTTGACAATCATTACTTCATTAATATTCTACAAGGGAATGGCTTGTTAGGCTCTGATAACGTGTTGATTAGTCAAGATTACGATGGCAGAATAACGGAGCAGGTTTGGGCTTATGCCTCCAATGAAGACCTTTTCTTTAAGTCGTTTGCTAAATCCATGATCAAGATGGGGAATATTAATGTACTTACCGGAAATGAAGGACAAATTAGGCAAAATTGCAGGTTCGTCAATGTTTAG
- the LOC112800414 gene encoding ribose-phosphate pyrophosphokinase 1-like, whose product MAHTLLQPPPLSSSSSSSSAMSSSSSLFPRAFALQSLSFDHSRTPTFSPFTSLKCDMVQPLNCVKGEPVIPVLNEPSLPKFLELPKTGRTVNRNGNKLKLFSGSANPALSQEIAWYMGQQLGKIAIKRFADGEIYIQLQESVRGCDVYLIQPTCPPANENLMELQIMIDACRRASAKNITAVIPYFGYARADRKTQGRESIAAKLVANLITKAGADRVLACDLHSGQSMGYFDIPVDHVHCQPVVLDYLASKRISSKDLVVVSPDVGGVARARAFAKKLSDAPLAIVDKRRQGHNIAEVMNLIGDVKGKVAVMVDDMIDTAGTIAKGAALLHEEGAKEVYACCTHAVFSPPAIERLSGGLFQEVIITNTIPVADKNYFPQLTILSVANLLGETIWRIHDDSSVSSIFL is encoded by the exons ATGGCGCACACTCTCCTTCAGCCTCCACCGTtgtcgtcgtcttcttcttcttcttcggccatgtcttcctcttcctctctcttcccTCGTGCCTTCGCTCTTCAATCTCTATCCTTTGATCATTCCCGCACTCCAACCTTCTCTCCCTTTACCTCCCTG AAATGTGATATGGTCCAACCCCTAAACTGTGTCAAAGGCGAACCGGTAATTCCAGTTCTCAATGAACCCTCGCTTCCTAAGTTCCTTGAATTACCAAAGACTGGGAGAACAGTCAATAGGAACGGTAACAAGTTGAAGCTTTTCTCTGGCTCCGCCAATCCTGCACTTTCTCAG GAAATTGCTTGGTATATGGGCCAGCAGCTTGGGAAGATTGCTATAAAGCGATTTGCTGATGGCGAAATCTATATCCAGTTGCAAGAGAGTGTTAGAGGTTGTGATGTTTACCTTATTCAACCAACTTGCCCTCCTGCAAATGAGAATCTAATGGAGCTGCAAATAATGATTGATGCATGTCGTAGAGCTTCTGCCAAGAATATCACTGCTGTGATTCCTTATTTTGGATATGCCAGGGCTGATAGAAAG ACTCAAGGGCGTGAATCCATTGCAGCTAAACTTGTTGCAAATCTTATTACGAAAGCCGGTGCAGATCGTGTTCTTGCTTGTGACCTTCATTCGGGGCAATCCATGGGTTACTTTGATATTCCTGTGGATCATGTACATTGTCAA CCTGTCGTCCTTGATTATCTTGCCAGCAAGAGAATAAGTTCAAAAGACTTGGTGGTTGTTTCACCTGATGTTGGTGGCGTTGCAAGGGCACGAGCTTTTGCAAAGAAGTTATCTGATGCACCTTTGGCAATTGTCGACAAAAGGCGTCAGGGACATAATATAGCTGAG GTGATGAATCTGATTGGTGATGTAAAAGGAAAAGTTGCAGTTATGGTGGATGATATGATTGACACAGCTG GGACCATTGCCAAAGGTGCTGCTCTGTTACATGAAGAGGGAGCCAAAGAAGTCTATGCATGCTGCACTCATGCTGTTTTCAG CCCTCCTGCAATTGAGAGGTTATCTGGTGGCTTATTTCAAGAAGTGATCATCACAAACACCATCCCAGTTGCAGACAAGAACTATTTCCCGCAGTTAACTATTCTTTCCGTAGCAAACCTGTTGGGTGAAACAATTTGGCGTATTCATGATGATAGTTCTGTCAGTAGCATTTTTCTATGA
- the LOC112800412 gene encoding type I inositol polyphosphate 5-phosphatase 2-like isoform X1, whose amino-acid sequence MHMKAKRGKRSEAFWPSIVMKKWLNIKPKANDFSEDEVDAETETETETESEDDGSVKDSRTRMLQDNPPRTQGNQCIFQSHLSSDAACKGNKTRHRRGKSETLRAQYINSKEVRVTIGTWNVAGRTPSEDLGIDEWLSTQEPADIYILGFQEVVPLNAGNVLGAEDNAPIRKWEAIIRRTLNKSYEPDGIHKSYSAPPSPVLRTTSADDILLAENIDGNAIDMVMNEEYVGTVADNYDLHQQNEAKDIIGISKSLELRKIYGLDLQKIIDWPERPLDAIPQIVDSDAKLRRVLSSSARIGFNRNESSLIYGAGLKSSHHSSGNLGLLWKEQKVIPEIVESLDEVTDLLIAEEDDAFVELPESHVHDNEDGLSALNSRPRYVRIVSKQMVGIYVSVWVQRKLRRHINNLKVSPVGVGFMGYMGNKGSVSVSMSLYQSRLCFVCSHLTSGQKDGARRNSDVHEILRRTCFSSSSIFDTDQPQTIPSHDQIFWFGDLNYRIDMLDTEVRKLVALKKWDQLKNNDQLSKELREGHVFSGWREGLINFPPTYKYEFNSDRYVGENTKEGEKKRSPAWCDRILWLGKGIKQLQYERAEIKLSDHRPVSSIFLVEVEVFDHRKLKRVLNVNSAAIHPEIFLDEDGAIESYY is encoded by the exons ATGCATATGAAGGCAAAGAGAGGAAAACGTTCAGAG GCCTTTTGGCCTTCCATTGTGATGAAAAAGTGGCTGAATATTAAGCCTAAGGCCAATGATTTTAGTGAAGATGAAGTTGATGCTGAAACTGAAACCGAAACTGAAACTGAGAGTGAAGATGATG GTTCTGTTAAGGATTCAAGAACTCGAATGCTCCAAGATAATCCACCTAGAACTCAAGGGAACCAATGCATATTCCAAAGTCATTTATCATCAG ATGCAGCTTGCAAGGGAAACAAGACAAGACACAGAAGAGGGAAATCAGAAACACTTCGCGCTCAGTACATAAATTCTAAGGAAGTGAG GGTGACAATTGGAACTTGGAATGTTGCTGGAAGAACTCCAAGTGAAGATCTTGGGATTGATGAATGGCTTTCTACTCAAGAACCAGCAGATATTTACATTCTGGG GTTTCAAGAGGTAGTTCCATTGAATGCTGGAAATGTACTAGGAGCAGAGGACAATGCACCAATCAGAAAATGGGAAGCAATCATTAGAAGAACACTAAACAAGTCTTATGAGCCTGATGGAATACACAAAAGTTACAGCGCGCCTCCTTCGCCGGTGCTAAGAACTACTTCTGCTGATGATATTCTTCTAGCAGAGAATATAGATGGTAATGCAATAGATATGGTGATGAATGAGGAGTATGTAGGAACTGTAGCTGACAATTATGATCTGCATCAGCAGAATGAAGCTAAAGATATAATTGGGATAAGCAAGAGTTTGgagttgagaaaaatctatggcCTTGATCTTCAGAAGATAATAGATTGGCCTGAAAGACCACTAGATGCAATCCCACAAATTGTTGATTCAGATGCAAAGTTGAGGAGAGTACTAAGTAGCTCAGCAAGAATTGGATTTAACAGGAATGAAAGTTCTTTGATATATGGTGCTGGATTGAAGAGCTCGCACCATAGCTCTGGAAACTTGGGATTGTTGTGGAAAGAGCAGAAAGTGATACCTGAAATAGTTGAGTCCTTAGATGAAGTCACTGACCTGTTAATAGCTGAGGAAGATGATGCTTTTGTTGAGTTACCCGAAAGCCATGTTCATGACAATGAAGATGGATTAAGTGCCTTGAATTCGCGGCCGAGGTATGTTCGGATTGTCAGCAAGCAAATGGTAGGGATCTATGTCTCTGTTTGGGTGCAGAGGAAGTTGAGAAGACACATTAACAATTTGAAAGTTTCTCCTGTTGGTGTTGGTTTCATGGGCTACATGGGAAACAAG GGTTCTGTTTCAGTTAGTATGTCTCTCTATCAGTCACGCCTGTGCTTCGTTTGCTCCCACCTTACTTCCGGCCAAAAGGATGGAGCTAGGCGAAACTCCGATGTTCACGAAATCCTAAGAAGAACTTgcttttcttcctcttctatcTTTGATACAGATCAACCACAAACAATCCCATCTCATGA TCAAATTTTCTGGTTCGGGGATTTGAATTATCGTATTGACATGTTGGATACCGAGGTTCGAAAGTTGGTGGCTCTAAAGAAGTGGGATCAACTTAAGAATAATGATCAA CTAAGCAAAGAATTGCGAGAGGGGCATGTATTTAGTGGATGGAGAGAGGGATTGATAAACTTTCCACCAACTTACAAGTATGAATTTAACTCTGATAGATATGTTGGTGAGAACACAAAAGAAGGTGAAAAGAAGAGATCTCCAGCATG GTGTGACCGTATATTGTGGCTAGGAAAAGGTATAAAGCAACTTCAATATGAACGTGCAGAGATTAAGCTCTCAGATCATAGACCTGTTAGTTCAATATTCTTGGTTGAAGTTGAAGTATTTGACCACCGAAAACTTAAGAGAGTTTTAAATGTCAATAGTGCAGCAATACACCCTGAGATATTTCTTGATGAAGATGGTGCAATAGAATCATATTATTAG
- the LOC112800412 gene encoding peroxidase 20-like isoform X4 → MEHMKLLLILITVLLNTPSLTRSVDDVLVHEYYQDKCPLAEEIVRHNVEVAVLKDPRLAASLLRLHFHDCFVMGCDASVLLDSIEGMASEKEAGPNKDSLRGFEIIDKIKFLLEEECPLTVSCADILALAARDAVQLRGGPRWDVLLGRKDSLESSFSGANLLIPAPNSSLEALINNFAQQELDIGDLVALSGSHTIGRARCVSFRQRIYEPKQEYHYGYDHYKRYTSFRRILQSVCPITGRDNKFAPLDYETPNRFDNHYFINILQGNGLLGSDNVLISQDYDGRITEQVWAYASNEDLFFKSFAKSMIKMGNINVLTGNEGQIRQNCREIWEG, encoded by the exons ATGGAGCATATGAAACTCTTATTGATCTTAATAACTGTTCTGCTCAACACACCAAGTCTGACTCGGAGCGTCGATGATGTTCTTGTTCATGAGTACTACCAAGACAAGTGTCCCTTGGCTGAAGAGATAGTGAGACACAATGTTGAAGTAGCAGTGTTGAAAGATCCTCGTCTGGCAGCATCATTACTGCGACTACACTTTCATGATTGTTTTGTGATG GGGTGCGACGCATCGGTGCTTTTGGACAGCATTGAAGGGATGGCAAGCGAAAAAGAAGCAGGACCAAACAAGGATTCACTGCGTGGATTTGAGATCATAGACAAGATCAAGTTCTTGCTTGAAGAGGAATGCCCCCTAACAGTTTCTTGTGCTGATATTCTTGCACTTGCAGCTCGCGATGCAGTTCAACTG AGAGGGGGACCGAGATGGGACGTGTTGCTTGGAAGAAAAGACTCTCTAGAATCGAGTTTCAGCGGCGCAAACTTGTTGATCCCAGCTCCAAATTCCTCCTTGGAAGCTCTCATCAACAACTTTGCACAGCAGGAACTCGACATAGGAGACTTGGTAGCTCTATCAGGTAGCCACACCATTGGAAGAGCAAGATGTGTGAGCTTCAGGCAAAGAATCTATGAACCGAAGCAGGAATATCACTATGGCTATGATCACTATAAGCGTTACACAAGCTTCCGAAGGATCCTACAGTCCGTGTGCCCCATTACTGGAAGGGACAACAAATTTGCACCGTTGGATTATGAAACCCCAAACAGGTTTGACAATCATTACTTCATTAATATTCTACAAGGGAATGGCTTGTTAGGCTCTGATAACGTGTTGATTAGTCAAGATTACGATGGCAGAATAACGGAGCAGGTTTGGGCTTATGCCTCCAATGAAGACCTTTTCTTTAAGTCGTTTGCTAAATCCATGATCAAGATGGGGAATATTAATGTACTTACCGGAAATGAAGGACAAATTAGGCAAAATTGCAG AGAGATATGGGAAGGGTAA
- the LOC112800412 gene encoding type I inositol polyphosphate 5-phosphatase 2-like isoform X2 gives MHMKAKRGKRSEAFWPSIVMKKWLNIKPKANDFSEDEVDAETETETETESEDDGSVKDSRTRMLQDNPPRTQGNQCIFQSHLSSACKGNKTRHRRGKSETLRAQYINSKEVRVTIGTWNVAGRTPSEDLGIDEWLSTQEPADIYILGFQEVVPLNAGNVLGAEDNAPIRKWEAIIRRTLNKSYEPDGIHKSYSAPPSPVLRTTSADDILLAENIDGNAIDMVMNEEYVGTVADNYDLHQQNEAKDIIGISKSLELRKIYGLDLQKIIDWPERPLDAIPQIVDSDAKLRRVLSSSARIGFNRNESSLIYGAGLKSSHHSSGNLGLLWKEQKVIPEIVESLDEVTDLLIAEEDDAFVELPESHVHDNEDGLSALNSRPRYVRIVSKQMVGIYVSVWVQRKLRRHINNLKVSPVGVGFMGYMGNKGSVSVSMSLYQSRLCFVCSHLTSGQKDGARRNSDVHEILRRTCFSSSSIFDTDQPQTIPSHDQIFWFGDLNYRIDMLDTEVRKLVALKKWDQLKNNDQLSKELREGHVFSGWREGLINFPPTYKYEFNSDRYVGENTKEGEKKRSPAWCDRILWLGKGIKQLQYERAEIKLSDHRPVSSIFLVEVEVFDHRKLKRVLNVNSAAIHPEIFLDEDGAIESYY, from the exons ATGCATATGAAGGCAAAGAGAGGAAAACGTTCAGAG GCCTTTTGGCCTTCCATTGTGATGAAAAAGTGGCTGAATATTAAGCCTAAGGCCAATGATTTTAGTGAAGATGAAGTTGATGCTGAAACTGAAACCGAAACTGAAACTGAGAGTGAAGATGATG GTTCTGTTAAGGATTCAAGAACTCGAATGCTCCAAGATAATCCACCTAGAACTCAAGGGAACCAATGCATATTCCAAAGTCATTTATCATCAG CTTGCAAGGGAAACAAGACAAGACACAGAAGAGGGAAATCAGAAACACTTCGCGCTCAGTACATAAATTCTAAGGAAGTGAG GGTGACAATTGGAACTTGGAATGTTGCTGGAAGAACTCCAAGTGAAGATCTTGGGATTGATGAATGGCTTTCTACTCAAGAACCAGCAGATATTTACATTCTGGG GTTTCAAGAGGTAGTTCCATTGAATGCTGGAAATGTACTAGGAGCAGAGGACAATGCACCAATCAGAAAATGGGAAGCAATCATTAGAAGAACACTAAACAAGTCTTATGAGCCTGATGGAATACACAAAAGTTACAGCGCGCCTCCTTCGCCGGTGCTAAGAACTACTTCTGCTGATGATATTCTTCTAGCAGAGAATATAGATGGTAATGCAATAGATATGGTGATGAATGAGGAGTATGTAGGAACTGTAGCTGACAATTATGATCTGCATCAGCAGAATGAAGCTAAAGATATAATTGGGATAAGCAAGAGTTTGgagttgagaaaaatctatggcCTTGATCTTCAGAAGATAATAGATTGGCCTGAAAGACCACTAGATGCAATCCCACAAATTGTTGATTCAGATGCAAAGTTGAGGAGAGTACTAAGTAGCTCAGCAAGAATTGGATTTAACAGGAATGAAAGTTCTTTGATATATGGTGCTGGATTGAAGAGCTCGCACCATAGCTCTGGAAACTTGGGATTGTTGTGGAAAGAGCAGAAAGTGATACCTGAAATAGTTGAGTCCTTAGATGAAGTCACTGACCTGTTAATAGCTGAGGAAGATGATGCTTTTGTTGAGTTACCCGAAAGCCATGTTCATGACAATGAAGATGGATTAAGTGCCTTGAATTCGCGGCCGAGGTATGTTCGGATTGTCAGCAAGCAAATGGTAGGGATCTATGTCTCTGTTTGGGTGCAGAGGAAGTTGAGAAGACACATTAACAATTTGAAAGTTTCTCCTGTTGGTGTTGGTTTCATGGGCTACATGGGAAACAAG GGTTCTGTTTCAGTTAGTATGTCTCTCTATCAGTCACGCCTGTGCTTCGTTTGCTCCCACCTTACTTCCGGCCAAAAGGATGGAGCTAGGCGAAACTCCGATGTTCACGAAATCCTAAGAAGAACTTgcttttcttcctcttctatcTTTGATACAGATCAACCACAAACAATCCCATCTCATGA TCAAATTTTCTGGTTCGGGGATTTGAATTATCGTATTGACATGTTGGATACCGAGGTTCGAAAGTTGGTGGCTCTAAAGAAGTGGGATCAACTTAAGAATAATGATCAA CTAAGCAAAGAATTGCGAGAGGGGCATGTATTTAGTGGATGGAGAGAGGGATTGATAAACTTTCCACCAACTTACAAGTATGAATTTAACTCTGATAGATATGTTGGTGAGAACACAAAAGAAGGTGAAAAGAAGAGATCTCCAGCATG GTGTGACCGTATATTGTGGCTAGGAAAAGGTATAAAGCAACTTCAATATGAACGTGCAGAGATTAAGCTCTCAGATCATAGACCTGTTAGTTCAATATTCTTGGTTGAAGTTGAAGTATTTGACCACCGAAAACTTAAGAGAGTTTTAAATGTCAATAGTGCAGCAATACACCCTGAGATATTTCTTGATGAAGATGGTGCAATAGAATCATATTATTAG
- the LOC112800412 gene encoding peroxidase 20-like isoform X6, with translation MEHMKLLLILITVLLNTPSLTRSVDDVLVHEYYQDKCPLAEEIVRHNVEVAVLKDPRLAASLLRLHFHDCFVMGCDASVLLDSIEGMASEKEAGPNKDSLRGFEIIDKIKFLLEEECPLTVSCADILALAARDAVQLRGGPRWDVLLGRKDSLESSFSGANLLIPAPNSSLEALINNFAQQELDIGDLVALSGSHTIGRARCVSFRQRIYEPKQEYHYGYDHYKRYTSFRRILQSVCPITGRDNKFAPLDYETPNRITEQVWAYASNEDLFFKSFAKSMIKMGNINVLTGNEGQIRQNCRSKQRDMGRVRASGLQGV, from the exons ATGGAGCATATGAAACTCTTATTGATCTTAATAACTGTTCTGCTCAACACACCAAGTCTGACTCGGAGCGTCGATGATGTTCTTGTTCATGAGTACTACCAAGACAAGTGTCCCTTGGCTGAAGAGATAGTGAGACACAATGTTGAAGTAGCAGTGTTGAAAGATCCTCGTCTGGCAGCATCATTACTGCGACTACACTTTCATGATTGTTTTGTGATG GGGTGCGACGCATCGGTGCTTTTGGACAGCATTGAAGGGATGGCAAGCGAAAAAGAAGCAGGACCAAACAAGGATTCACTGCGTGGATTTGAGATCATAGACAAGATCAAGTTCTTGCTTGAAGAGGAATGCCCCCTAACAGTTTCTTGTGCTGATATTCTTGCACTTGCAGCTCGCGATGCAGTTCAACTG AGAGGGGGACCGAGATGGGACGTGTTGCTTGGAAGAAAAGACTCTCTAGAATCGAGTTTCAGCGGCGCAAACTTGTTGATCCCAGCTCCAAATTCCTCCTTGGAAGCTCTCATCAACAACTTTGCACAGCAGGAACTCGACATAGGAGACTTGGTAGCTCTATCAGGTAGCCACACCATTGGAAGAGCAAGATGTGTGAGCTTCAGGCAAAGAATCTATGAACCGAAGCAGGAATATCACTATGGCTATGATCACTATAAGCGTTACACAAGCTTCCGAAGGATCCTACAGTCCGTGTGCCCCATTACTGGAAGGGACAACAAATTTGCACCGTTGGATTATGAAACCCCAAACAG AATAACGGAGCAGGTTTGGGCTTATGCCTCCAATGAAGACCTTTTCTTTAAGTCGTTTGCTAAATCCATGATCAAGATGGGGAATATTAATGTACTTACCGGAAATGAAGGACAAATTAGGCAAAATTGCAG atctaaacagAGAGATATGGGAAGGGTAAGGGCATCAGGTCTCCAAGGTGTATAG